A portion of the Juglans microcarpa x Juglans regia isolate MS1-56 chromosome 1D, Jm3101_v1.0, whole genome shotgun sequence genome contains these proteins:
- the LOC121262698 gene encoding MADS-box protein SOC1 isoform X3, producing MCVCCHSESHFLLEGVEMVRGKTQMRRIENATSRQVTFSKRRNGLLKKAFELSVLCDAEVALIIFSPRGKLYEFASSSMQETIDRYQRHTKEIQINNKSVEQNMQHLRIEATNMMKKIELLEVSKRRLLGESLGSCSIEELQQIEHQLERSVNKVRARKTQVFKEQIEQLKEKKKALAEENARLSEKPQIVVFNYHRQQ from the exons ATGTGTGTTTGCTGTCATAGTGAGTCTCATTTTCTTCTCGAAGGTGTAGAGATGGTGAGAGGAAAGACTCAGATGAGGCGCATAGAGAACGCCACAAGCAGGCAAGTGACCTTCTCCAAGAGGCGAAATGGGCTGCTAAAGAAAGCGTTTGAGCTATCAGTGCTGTGTGATGCCGAGGTTGCACTCATAATTTTCTCTCCCAGGGGCAAGCTCTATGAATTTGCAAGTTCCAG CATGCAGGAGACAATAGATCGCTACCAGAGGCACACGAAAGAGAttcaaattaacaataaatCTGTTGAACAAAACATGCAG CACTTGAGGATTGAAGCAACAAACATGATGAAGAAGATCGAGCTTCTTGAAGTTTCGAAACG GAGACTCCTGGGTGAAAGCTTGGGATCATGCTCTATTGAAGAGCTACAACAGATAGAACATCAGTTAGAGAGGAGCGTAAACAAAGTCAGAGCAAGAAAG ACTCAGGTTTTCAAGGAACAAATCGAGCAACTAAAAGAGAAG AAGAAAGCTCTAGCAGAGGAAAACGCAAGGCTATCCGAGAAG CCACAAAT TGTGGTATTCAATTACCACAGACAGCAATAA
- the LOC121262698 gene encoding MADS-box protein SOC1 isoform X1, translating to MCVCCHSESHFLLEGVEMVRGKTQMRRIENATSRQVTFSKRRNGLLKKAFELSVLCDAEVALIIFSPRGKLYEFASSSMQETIDRYQRHTKEIQINNKSVEQNMQHLRIEATNMMKKIELLEVSKRRLLGESLGSCSIEELQQIEHQLERSVNKVRARKTQVFKEQIEQLKEKKKALAEENARLSEKCGIQLPQTAINENREISAYEESTPISDVETELFIGLPERRAKRLPPQN from the exons ATGTGTGTTTGCTGTCATAGTGAGTCTCATTTTCTTCTCGAAGGTGTAGAGATGGTGAGAGGAAAGACTCAGATGAGGCGCATAGAGAACGCCACAAGCAGGCAAGTGACCTTCTCCAAGAGGCGAAATGGGCTGCTAAAGAAAGCGTTTGAGCTATCAGTGCTGTGTGATGCCGAGGTTGCACTCATAATTTTCTCTCCCAGGGGCAAGCTCTATGAATTTGCAAGTTCCAG CATGCAGGAGACAATAGATCGCTACCAGAGGCACACGAAAGAGAttcaaattaacaataaatCTGTTGAACAAAACATGCAG CACTTGAGGATTGAAGCAACAAACATGATGAAGAAGATCGAGCTTCTTGAAGTTTCGAAACG GAGACTCCTGGGTGAAAGCTTGGGATCATGCTCTATTGAAGAGCTACAACAGATAGAACATCAGTTAGAGAGGAGCGTAAACAAAGTCAGAGCAAGAAAG ACTCAGGTTTTCAAGGAACAAATCGAGCAACTAAAAGAGAAG AAGAAAGCTCTAGCAGAGGAAAACGCAAGGCTATCCGAGAAG TGTGGTATTCAATTACCACAGACAGCAATAAATGAGAATAGAGAAATTTCTGCTTACGAAGAAAGTACTCCGATTTCAGATGTGGAGACTGAATTGTTCATTGGACTGCCGGAAAGGAGAGCAAAGCGCCTCCCCCCACAGAATTGA
- the LOC121262698 gene encoding MADS-box protein SOC1 isoform X2 — protein sequence MVRGKTQMRRIENATSRQVTFSKRRNGLLKKAFELSVLCDAEVALIIFSPRGKLYEFASSSMQETIDRYQRHTKEIQINNKSVEQNMQHLRIEATNMMKKIELLEVSKRRLLGESLGSCSIEELQQIEHQLERSVNKVRARKTQVFKEQIEQLKEKKKALAEENARLSEKCGIQLPQTAINENREISAYEESTPISDVETELFIGLPERRAKRLPPQN from the exons ATGGTGAGAGGAAAGACTCAGATGAGGCGCATAGAGAACGCCACAAGCAGGCAAGTGACCTTCTCCAAGAGGCGAAATGGGCTGCTAAAGAAAGCGTTTGAGCTATCAGTGCTGTGTGATGCCGAGGTTGCACTCATAATTTTCTCTCCCAGGGGCAAGCTCTATGAATTTGCAAGTTCCAG CATGCAGGAGACAATAGATCGCTACCAGAGGCACACGAAAGAGAttcaaattaacaataaatCTGTTGAACAAAACATGCAG CACTTGAGGATTGAAGCAACAAACATGATGAAGAAGATCGAGCTTCTTGAAGTTTCGAAACG GAGACTCCTGGGTGAAAGCTTGGGATCATGCTCTATTGAAGAGCTACAACAGATAGAACATCAGTTAGAGAGGAGCGTAAACAAAGTCAGAGCAAGAAAG ACTCAGGTTTTCAAGGAACAAATCGAGCAACTAAAAGAGAAG AAGAAAGCTCTAGCAGAGGAAAACGCAAGGCTATCCGAGAAG TGTGGTATTCAATTACCACAGACAGCAATAAATGAGAATAGAGAAATTTCTGCTTACGAAGAAAGTACTCCGATTTCAGATGTGGAGACTGAATTGTTCATTGGACTGCCGGAAAGGAGAGCAAAGCGCCTCCCCCCACAGAATTGA